A window of Clostridium taeniosporum genomic DNA:
CTTTGCCCTTCTACTAATACTATATTAGCTGCTTTTCCTGGTTTAGGATATATCATTTTAACTCTCTTTGGTTCTATTTTGTATTTTCTCATTAATGTAAATATATCTGCTAACCTTTCAGGCCTATGAACTATAAACATCCTACCATTGTCTTTTAATAATAATCTTGATGCATATATTACATCTTCCAAATTACATAAAACCTCATGTCTAGCAATAGCTAATTTATCACTAGGATTTATAATTCCAGCATTATTCAATTTATATGGTGGATTTACAGTAACAATATCAAATTTATCTATTTTCTTTAAATATTCTATATTTTTTAAATTCTCATTTATAAATATAATCTTATCTTCTAAATTATTAAGTTTTACACTTTTTTTAGCCATATCAACCATTTCTTTTTGTATTTCTAAACCATAAATTTCTTTAGGATTATATTTACCTTGTAATAAAAATGGTATTATTCCTGTTCCAGTACATAAATCCATAACTCTATGTTTGTTTTTAACATTTGCAAAATCAGACAATATTACAGCGTCTACTCCAAATTTAAAACCATTAATCTTTTGTATTAATCGTAAGCCTTTTAGTTGTAAATCATCTATAACTTCGTCTTTATCTAAATTAATTAAACTATTTTCAATCATAAATTTCTTCCTTTATCCGCATATTCTAAATAATTATAACTTATACATTTATTCTAAACAACTTAATATAAATTTAGTATTTTTATTTAAAGCTATATTTTAGCATAATATTAATACATATTTAGATCATGATCTTATTTCCTAAGCATCAAAATAAGGCTAGATAGTTACCTATCTAACCTTAGATATATATTAAATTATAAAATTCTTCTAGCTGCATAAAATTTATATACTGAAGATACCTTTACAACATCTCCTGTTTGTGGAGCATGAATCATATTACCTCCACCAACGTATATCCCAACATGTCCTGCATGGGTAAATACTAAATCTCCTGGTTGTAATTGGCTTCGTGATACAGGTACACCTACTCCTATTTGTGAATAAGTAGTTCTTGTTATATCAACACCTGCTGCTTTTCTATATACATATTGAGTAAATCCGGAACAATCAAAATGGCTTGGACCTGTTGCTCCATACACGTAGGCCTTTCCTAAGTGCTTGTATGCTTCATTTAATATAGATTGTGCATTTCCTGCCGATGGCACAGTAACATTTGAAGATCCTAAATTCCCCCTATTAGGAGATTTATTTGCAGCTGCTATTGCAGCTCTTCTAGCTTCTTCTTCTTCTCGTTCCTTTTGTGCTACTTTCGATTTTGCACTTTCAATCTTCGCATTTACTTCTTCTATAACTGTTGGACTTTTAAGTTGGTTATCCCTTATATTTCTTAATTGAGATATTACTGATTTTAAATCGCTAAGAGAGCTACTTGAACTATCTATCACATCAAATTGTGATTTAACAACCTCTTTTTCTGCTTGTGATAAATATTCCTTGTCAAATTTCTTCTTTTCTTCTTTTGTCTTCTCAACTAATGCTTCTTGATCTTTTTTCTTATCATCTAATTCTGATAAACTTACTTGAACTTCAGCATTAAGCTTGTCTATTTTCTTCTTTTTATCTTCCAATGAAGATATTTTTTCATTTAAAGAATCTCTTTTTTCAACAATCTCTTCTATGGCTTTTTTATCTGTACCTAATATTCTACCTAATGACTCTGCTCTTGAAAAGAAATCACTAGTAGACTCTGATTCAAATAAGAAGTTTAAATAACTAAATTCCATATTTCCTGACATATATATAGCTTTTAATCTCTCACCTAATGCTTCATCTAATTTAGAAATATCTTCTTTACATTGTTCTATATCTTTACCTGTATTATCAATTTGTGTGTTTACATTCTTAATTTCTTTTTTATTATTTAAAACAGTTTGTTCTAAAGGTTCTATTTGAGTATTTAAATCATAAATTTTATCTTGAATTTCATTTATATTACGTTCTATTTCAGCATATTTTTGTCTAGTTTCATTTAATTGTTTATTTTCAGGCGTAGCAAAAACTGGCACTGAATTACCTAAAACAATCATGGTGGCTAACATTGCAGCTAAAAGCTTTTTTCTCATTAAATCCCGGTTCTTTTAGGAACCTTCCCTCCTTTATATTAACAAAATGCGTTTACATATCTAAAATTATATCACTTTACATATTTATGGACAACTTTTCTACAGTATTAATACAAAGAATTATACCATATTCTTTTTAAAATAGTCCATAATGCCCTAATTTTCTAAACTATACTACATAAAATATTAGTTATCAAAGGTTTTCAACCCATTATATTACTTATTTAAAAATTTTAATAAAATAATCTAAATATATGTTAGTTAAAAGTTTACATAACATTATTATATTAACATATAAAATAGTAAAATTAAATTCTTGACATAAGTTTTTTGAGATAATATAATTA
This region includes:
- a CDS encoding tRNA1(Val) (adenine(37)-N6)-methyltransferase, whose protein sequence is MIENSLINLDKDEVIDDLQLKGLRLIQKINGFKFGVDAVILSDFANVKNKHRVMDLCTGTGIIPFLLQGKYNPKEIYGLEIQKEMVDMAKKSVKLNNLEDKIIFINENLKNIEYLKKIDKFDIVTVNPPYKLNNAGIINPSDKLAIARHEVLCNLEDVIYASRLLLKDNGRMFIVHRPERLADIFTLMRKYKIEPKRVKMIYPKPGKAANIVLVEGQRDGGAYLKWDIPLYVHNEDGSYTNEIDRIYGRI
- a CDS encoding NlpC/P60 family protein, yielding MRKKLLAAMLATMIVLGNSVPVFATPENKQLNETRQKYAEIERNINEIQDKIYDLNTQIEPLEQTVLNNKKEIKNVNTQIDNTGKDIEQCKEDISKLDEALGERLKAIYMSGNMEFSYLNFLFESESTSDFFSRAESLGRILGTDKKAIEEIVEKRDSLNEKISSLEDKKKKIDKLNAEVQVSLSELDDKKKDQEALVEKTKEEKKKFDKEYLSQAEKEVVKSQFDVIDSSSSSLSDLKSVISQLRNIRDNQLKSPTVIEEVNAKIESAKSKVAQKEREEEEARRAAIAAANKSPNRGNLGSSNVTVPSAGNAQSILNEAYKHLGKAYVYGATGPSHFDCSGFTQYVYRKAAGVDITRTTYSQIGVGVPVSRSQLQPGDLVFTHAGHVGIYVGGGNMIHAPQTGDVVKVSSVYKFYAARRIL